A single window of Polaribacter sp. SA4-10 DNA harbors:
- the mdh gene encoding malate dehydrogenase, giving the protein MKVTVVGAGAVGASCAEYIAIKDFASEVVILDIKEGFAEGKAMDLMQTASLNGFDTKITGSTNDYSKTANSDICVITSGIPRKPGMTREELIGINAGIVKMVSASLIKHSPNTIIIVVSNPMDTMTYLVHKTTGLPKNRIIGMGGALDSARFKYRLAEALGAPISDVDGMVIGGHSDKGMVPLTRLATRNSIPVSEFISEERLEQVLQDTKVGGATLTGLLGTSAWYAPGAAVSAMVQAIACDTKKIFPCSTLLEGEFGLNDLCIGVPVVLGKNGIESIVEINLSDAEKAHLTASAEGVKATNGLLEL; this is encoded by the coding sequence ATGAAAGTTACAGTTGTTGGTGCAGGTGCCGTAGGTGCTAGTTGTGCAGAGTACATTGCTATTAAAGATTTTGCTTCTGAAGTTGTTATTTTAGATATTAAAGAAGGTTTTGCCGAAGGTAAAGCTATGGATTTAATGCAAACTGCTTCTTTAAATGGTTTTGACACTAAAATAACTGGTAGCACAAACGATTATTCTAAAACTGCAAATTCTGATATTTGCGTAATTACATCTGGTATTCCTAGAAAACCAGGAATGACTCGTGAAGAATTAATTGGAATTAATGCAGGTATTGTAAAGATGGTTTCTGCTAGTTTAATAAAGCACTCTCCAAATACAATTATTATTGTTGTCTCGAATCCTATGGATACAATGACCTATTTAGTGCATAAAACTACAGGTTTACCAAAAAATAGAATTATTGGAATGGGTGGTGCTTTAGATTCTGCTCGTTTTAAATACAGATTAGCGGAAGCATTAGGTGCACCTATTTCTGACGTTGATGGAATGGTTATTGGAGGTCACTCTGATAAAGGAATGGTTCCATTAACTCGTTTAGCTACAAGAAACTCTATTCCTGTTTCAGAATTTATTTCTGAAGAAAGATTAGAACAAGTTCTACAAGACACTAAAGTTGGTGGTGCAACATTAACAGGTTTATTAGGTACTTCTGCTTGGTATGCTCCTGGAGCTGCAGTTTCAGCTATGGTACAAGCAATTGCTTGTGATACTAAAAAAATATTCCCTTGTTCAACTTTATTAGAAGGTGAATTTGGTTTAAATGACTTATGTATTGGAGTACCTGTTGTTTTAGGTAAAAACGGTATTGAAAGCATTGTTGAAATCAATTTAAGTGATGCTGAAAAAGCACATTTAACAGCTTCTGCTGAAGGAGTTAAAGCAACAAATGGATTATTAGAATTGTAA
- the recQ gene encoding DNA helicase RecQ — protein sequence MKKQTHTVLKNVFGYENFRPLQEEIINRTIDGKDSFVLMPTGGGKSICFQIPALVFDGITIVVSPLISLMKDQVQALKSNGIKADFFNSSISPQEENEVINRAIKGDLQLLYLSPEKLISVRNTWLKQLNIKLVAIDEAHCVSMWGHDFRPEYTQLKVFRNSLPQVPFMALTATADKSARKDIEEQLGLTNSKLFISSFDRKNLSIEVRGQVQKKKKLQEIVNFIERRKNESGIIYCLSRKNTEEVTSYLKAEGHSVAFYHAGMNHEEREKTQTDFINDDTKIIVATIAFGMGIDKSNVRFVIHYNLPKNLEGYYQEIGRAGRDGLPSETLLYYNMRDFVLYSQFADGGANSVMQKEKLNRMLQFAEAKSCRRKILLSYFGEHLTDNCGNCDVCENPPKDFEGTILTQKALSGIARMGQTDGITMLINVLRGSNNADIHTKQYFNLKTYGIGKDVSFFDWRDYVIQMANQGLIEIMYAESSALKITPIGWEVLKGDKTIRLTVPTSPSDKKKQQKVAKITTGNDTNKDLFTELKKIRYAISKEEKVPAYIIFNDKSLKLMASQLPVTENEFLAISGVGMNKMEKYGEEFMQVIRKFKSVSKPRKTPTTDKTFILYKEGLSATEIAEKRSLSITTIFSHLSQLYSEGKEVELEKYVTKEIVDKVRIAFNKLDRKVELKPIYEKLNEEVSYGEIRLSVTLILKNE from the coding sequence ATGAAAAAACAAACACATACTGTTTTAAAAAATGTATTCGGTTATGAGAATTTTCGTCCGTTACAGGAAGAAATTATCAATCGAACAATAGATGGAAAAGACAGTTTTGTATTAATGCCAACTGGCGGTGGAAAATCGATATGTTTCCAAATTCCTGCATTGGTTTTTGATGGAATTACAATTGTAGTTTCTCCACTTATTTCACTAATGAAAGATCAGGTACAAGCCCTAAAATCAAACGGAATAAAAGCTGATTTTTTTAACAGTTCCATTTCCCCTCAAGAAGAAAACGAAGTAATCAACAGGGCTATTAAAGGAGATTTACAATTGTTGTATTTATCCCCAGAAAAGTTAATATCGGTTCGTAACACTTGGCTAAAACAATTAAACATAAAATTAGTTGCTATTGATGAAGCGCATTGTGTAAGTATGTGGGGACATGATTTTAGACCTGAATACACACAATTAAAAGTCTTTAGAAATTCGTTACCACAGGTACCTTTTATGGCGTTAACTGCCACTGCAGACAAATCTGCAAGGAAAGATATAGAGGAACAACTAGGCTTAACAAACTCAAAATTATTTATTTCTTCTTTTGATCGAAAGAACTTAAGTATAGAGGTAAGAGGGCAAGTACAAAAAAAGAAAAAATTACAAGAAATTGTCAATTTTATAGAACGAAGAAAAAATGAAAGCGGTATTATTTATTGTTTAAGTAGAAAAAACACAGAAGAGGTAACCAGTTACCTTAAAGCAGAAGGACATTCTGTTGCGTTTTATCATGCTGGTATGAATCATGAAGAAAGAGAAAAAACACAAACCGATTTCATAAATGATGACACAAAAATAATTGTTGCCACCATCGCTTTTGGAATGGGGATTGATAAATCGAATGTTCGTTTTGTAATTCATTATAATTTACCCAAAAACCTCGAAGGCTATTACCAAGAAATAGGAAGAGCAGGAAGAGATGGACTGCCGTCCGAAACCCTACTATACTATAATATGAGAGATTTTGTTCTCTATAGCCAATTTGCAGATGGTGGAGCAAATAGCGTTATGCAAAAAGAAAAATTAAATAGAATGCTTCAATTTGCAGAAGCTAAATCGTGTAGAAGAAAGATATTATTGTCTTATTTTGGAGAGCATCTTACTGATAACTGTGGCAATTGTGATGTTTGCGAAAACCCTCCTAAAGATTTTGAAGGCACTATTTTAACCCAAAAAGCGCTTTCAGGAATCGCAAGAATGGGACAAACAGATGGCATAACCATGTTAATTAATGTGTTAAGAGGAAGCAACAATGCAGATATTCATACAAAACAGTATTTTAACCTAAAAACGTATGGCATAGGAAAGGATGTTAGTTTTTTTGATTGGCGAGATTATGTAATTCAAATGGCTAATCAAGGACTCATAGAAATTATGTATGCAGAAAGTTCTGCCCTAAAAATAACACCAATTGGTTGGGAAGTTTTAAAAGGTGATAAGACAATACGATTAACAGTCCCTACAAGTCCTTCCGATAAAAAGAAGCAACAAAAAGTAGCAAAAATAACAACTGGAAACGACACGAATAAAGACTTATTTACAGAACTCAAAAAAATTAGATATGCAATTTCTAAAGAAGAAAAAGTGCCCGCTTACATCATTTTTAATGACAAATCCTTAAAACTAATGGCAAGCCAACTTCCTGTAACTGAAAATGAATTTTTGGCTATTTCCGGAGTTGGAATGAACAAAATGGAAAAATACGGTGAGGAGTTCATGCAAGTGATTCGCAAATTTAAAAGTGTATCAAAACCACGAAAAACCCCAACAACCGATAAAACCTTTATTTTATATAAAGAAGGATTAAGCGCAACAGAAATTGCCGAAAAAAGAAGTTTGTCAATTACTACTATTTTTTCACATTTATCTCAATTATATTCCGAAGGAAAAGAAGTTGAATTAGAAAAATATGTAACTAAAGAAATTGTAGATAAAGTTCGAATTGCTTTTAATAAATTAGATAGAAAGGTGGAATTGAAACCAATTTACGAAAAACTAAACGAGGAGGTTTCTTATGGAGAAATAAGGCTAAGTGTTACTTTAATTTTAAAAAATGAATAA
- a CDS encoding formate--tetrahydrofolate ligase, which yields MAHLTDIQIAQANKIQHITKIAQKLNIDEDDLEMYGKYKAKLPLSLIDDKKIENNNLVLVTALTPTPAGEGKTTISIGLTEGLNKIGKQATVVLREPSLGPVFGMKGGAAGGGYSQVVPMEDINLHFTGDFNAVEKANNLLSALIDNNIQSKTNNLNIDPRTILWKRVIDMNDRALRDITIGLGGTANGIPRQDGFNITPASEVMAILCMASDLDNLKKRLGDIFIGFTFKNEPVFARDLKAENAMAILLKDAIKPNLVQTLEENPAIIHGGPFANIAQGTNTIIATKMGLSLSNYVVTEAGFGADLGAEKFLNIKSAFANLNPKCVVLVATIRALRHHGGAKTEEYNTPDLEKVTVGFKNLEKHIENIRKFNIEPVVAINSFFSDSGKEVDFVIKKCASLGVEAVLSEGWEKGGEGTISLAKAVVNVVENKATQYKPLYDWKSPITDKIEIIAKEIYGAKNVEYSKQAQLNLRRINRLGFNDFAVCMAKTQKSFSDDATLIGRPEGFTVTVREIEIAAGAQFVIPILGKMMRMPGLPAIPASDKMTIDNNGVISGLS from the coding sequence ATGGCACATTTAACAGATATTCAAATTGCACAAGCAAATAAGATTCAACATATAACAAAAATTGCTCAAAAACTGAACATTGATGAAGATGATTTAGAAATGTATGGTAAGTACAAAGCCAAACTTCCTTTGTCTTTAATTGATGACAAAAAAATAGAAAACAACAATTTAGTTTTGGTAACAGCTTTAACTCCAACTCCTGCCGGAGAAGGAAAAACAACCATTTCTATTGGTTTAACAGAAGGGTTAAATAAAATTGGTAAACAAGCAACTGTCGTTTTACGTGAGCCCTCTTTAGGTCCTGTTTTTGGAATGAAAGGTGGAGCAGCTGGAGGAGGTTATAGTCAAGTTGTACCAATGGAAGATATCAATTTACATTTTACAGGAGATTTTAACGCAGTTGAAAAAGCAAATAATTTATTGTCTGCTTTAATTGATAATAATATTCAAAGCAAAACAAATAACTTAAATATAGATCCAAGAACTATTCTTTGGAAACGAGTTATTGATATGAATGACAGAGCGCTGCGTGATATTACTATTGGACTTGGAGGAACAGCAAATGGAATTCCAAGACAAGATGGTTTTAATATAACACCAGCTTCTGAGGTAATGGCTATTTTATGTATGGCTTCGGATTTAGATAATTTGAAGAAACGATTAGGGGATATCTTTATCGGATTTACGTTTAAGAACGAACCTGTTTTTGCGCGTGATCTAAAAGCAGAAAATGCAATGGCTATTTTATTAAAGGATGCTATAAAGCCTAACCTAGTTCAGACTTTGGAAGAAAATCCGGCAATTATTCATGGAGGTCCTTTTGCAAATATAGCGCAAGGAACAAATACAATTATTGCTACAAAAATGGGGCTGTCTTTATCTAATTATGTTGTTACAGAAGCAGGATTTGGTGCAGATTTGGGTGCAGAAAAATTCTTGAATATTAAATCTGCTTTCGCAAACTTAAACCCTAAATGTGTTGTTTTAGTTGCAACAATTAGAGCTTTACGCCATCATGGAGGAGCAAAAACAGAAGAATATAATACGCCAGATTTAGAAAAAGTTACTGTTGGTTTTAAAAACCTTGAAAAACATATAGAAAATATAAGGAAATTTAATATTGAACCTGTTGTAGCAATTAATTCATTTTTTTCAGATTCTGGTAAAGAAGTGGATTTTGTAATAAAAAAATGTGCAAGTTTAGGTGTGGAAGCTGTTTTGTCTGAAGGATGGGAAAAAGGAGGTGAAGGAACAATAAGTTTAGCAAAAGCAGTTGTTAATGTTGTTGAAAATAAAGCCACTCAATACAAACCTTTATATGATTGGAAATCACCAATAACAGATAAAATTGAAATAATTGCTAAAGAAATTTACGGAGCTAAAAATGTTGAATATAGCAAACAAGCACAATTAAATTTAAGAAGAATTAATAGATTAGGATTTAATGATTTTGCAGTTTGTATGGCAAAAACACAAAAATCTTTTTCAGATGATGCTACTTTAATAGGAAGACCAGAAGGATTTACGGTTACTGTTAGAGAAATAGAAATAGCTGCAGGAGCACAGTTTGTAATTCCTATTTTAGGTAAAATGATGAGAATGCCTGGGTTACCAGCAATTCCTGCTTCAGATAAAATGACGATTGATAATAATGGTGTTATTTCTGGGTTGTCTTAA
- the obgE gene encoding GTPase ObgE gives MTEGNFVDYIKVYATSGKGGQGSMHLHREKFITKGGPDGGDGGRGGHIILRGDKNMWTLFHLKFKRHFRADGGGSGSASRSTGADGQDVYVDVPLGTIIKDADTDQVILEITEHQKEVVLLRGGKGGLGNWHFKSSTNQTPRYSQPGMDGADGWFRMELKLLADVGLVGFPNAGKSTLLSVLTAAKPKIADYAFTTLKPNLGIVEHRNHKTFVIADIPGIIEGAAEGKGLGHRFLRHIERNSTLLFLVPADSDDINKEYDILLNELKQHNPELLDKDRLLAISKSDMLDDELQAEIAKELPEGVESIFISSIAQKGLQELKDKLWKMLN, from the coding sequence ATGACAGAAGGAAATTTTGTTGACTATATAAAAGTATATGCAACTTCTGGTAAAGGAGGTCAAGGATCTATGCATTTACATAGAGAGAAGTTTATTACTAAAGGTGGTCCAGATGGTGGAGATGGTGGACGTGGAGGTCATATTATTCTACGTGGCGATAAAAATATGTGGACTTTATTTCACCTAAAGTTTAAAAGACATTTTAGGGCAGATGGTGGTGGTTCTGGAAGTGCAAGTAGAAGTACGGGTGCAGATGGACAAGATGTTTATGTTGATGTTCCTTTAGGAACAATTATTAAAGATGCAGATACAGATCAAGTTATTCTAGAAATAACGGAACACCAAAAAGAAGTAGTTTTATTACGTGGTGGAAAAGGTGGACTAGGAAACTGGCATTTTAAATCTTCTACAAATCAGACACCTCGTTATTCTCAACCAGGAATGGATGGAGCTGATGGGTGGTTTAGAATGGAATTAAAATTATTAGCAGATGTAGGTTTAGTAGGATTCCCAAATGCAGGAAAGTCTACATTATTGTCTGTTTTAACAGCTGCAAAACCAAAAATTGCAGATTACGCTTTTACAACGCTAAAACCCAATTTAGGAATTGTAGAACATAGAAATCATAAAACTTTTGTAATTGCCGATATTCCTGGGATTATTGAAGGTGCTGCTGAAGGAAAAGGATTAGGTCATCGTTTTTTACGTCATATAGAGCGTAACTCAACGCTACTTTTCTTAGTACCTGCAGATAGTGATGACATAAATAAAGAATATGATATTCTTTTAAATGAGCTTAAACAGCACAATCCAGAATTATTAGATAAAGATAGATTATTAGCTATCTCTAAATCTGATATGTTAGATGATGAGTTGCAAGCAGAAATTGCAAAAGAGTTACCTGAAGGCGTAGAGAGTATTTTTATATCATCTATAGCACAAAAAGGACTGCAAGAATTAAAAGATAAACTTTGGAAAATGCTAAATTAA
- the secDF gene encoding protein translocase subunit SecDF: MQNKGLIKLFAILFGLVSLYQLSFTFFANKIEDDAKVYANTKGIDKNARQKAKLERNYLDSVANKDVIDLGITKYTFDDVRSKEMNLGLDLKGGINAILQVSVKEVLKSLSNDSQNSAFNQALSSADDRQKNSNSTYLDLFFEEFEKVAGTTKLSDPAIFGTKALNEKITFNEENATVKETLQKEINSSIGTAFEVLRSRIDKFGVSSPNIQRIGNSGRIQIELPGAQDIERVTRLITSKAELQFWEVYTNADVQNYFFTANTKVAELLKDNSLVEKVKDTTKTDDIDDLLGESADSTSVTQKNLFTYLYPNVAQSQQQLSSLVAQARVLDTATVNNLLGKKEVRALLPNELKYVKFLWDYKSNKGADGSDLIGLYAIKGNRKDIATIEGDVIIDASQVFDQLNKPEVSMTMNSSGTKQWAKMTADNVGSFVAVVLDDYVYTAPSVNQSITGGRTSISGGTMTISEAEDISTVLKAGKLPAAARIIQAQVVGPSLGQEAIDASFLSFGLAILLVLAWMILYYGKAGLYANVALVVNILFIFGVLASFNAVLTLPGIAGIILTIGMSVDANVIIFERIKEGLFKTKGLKQSVEEGFSVKGALSAIIDANITTLLTGIILYVFGTGPIKGFALTLIIGILTSLFTAIFITRILIDRATDKGANLTFNTTISKGWFQNINVEFLKKRKVAYVISGGIIIAGIISIFSIGLKQGVDFKGGRSYVVRFDQTMNATEVASTLKDAFGSAPEVKTYGSDNQLKITTAYKIEEEGQNVDDQVQNSLFTGLKSYLGTTTYEDFKPGFEKEGSGVMSYMKVEPTIADDIKTSALWAVLGSLLVVFLYILLRFRKVSFSIGAVAAVFHDVLIVLGVFSIFYKFMPFDMEIGQSFIAAILTVVGYSLNDTVVIFDRIREFTGSHPNWKYSEVVDKALSSTLGRTINTSLTTLLVMLIIFFFGGDSIKGFMFALIVGVAVGTYSSLFVATPIMYDTTKKEEKNK, translated from the coding sequence ATGCAAAACAAAGGACTTATTAAGTTATTCGCAATCCTTTTTGGATTAGTGAGTTTATATCAATTATCATTTACATTTTTCGCTAACAAGATTGAAGATGATGCAAAAGTATATGCAAATACAAAAGGTATTGATAAAAATGCAAGACAGAAAGCTAAATTAGAAAGAAATTATTTAGACAGTGTTGCAAACAAAGATGTTATTGATTTAGGTATTACTAAATACACTTTTGATGATGTTAGAAGCAAGGAAATGAATCTTGGTTTAGATTTAAAAGGTGGTATAAACGCAATTTTACAAGTTTCTGTAAAAGAAGTTTTAAAAAGCCTTTCTAACGATTCTCAAAATAGTGCTTTTAACCAAGCTTTATCTTCTGCAGATGACAGACAAAAGAACAGTAATTCAACTTATTTAGACTTATTCTTTGAAGAGTTTGAAAAAGTTGCTGGAACGACAAAATTAAGTGATCCTGCTATTTTTGGAACGAAAGCTTTAAATGAAAAAATTACTTTTAACGAAGAAAACGCTACTGTTAAAGAAACTTTACAAAAAGAAATTAACAGTTCTATTGGTACTGCTTTTGAAGTATTAAGAAGTAGAATTGATAAGTTTGGAGTATCTTCTCCAAACATACAGAGAATTGGAAATTCTGGTAGAATTCAGATTGAATTACCAGGAGCTCAAGATATTGAACGTGTAACTCGTTTAATTACTAGTAAAGCTGAATTACAATTCTGGGAAGTATATACAAATGCAGATGTTCAGAATTATTTCTTTACAGCAAATACTAAAGTTGCTGAACTTTTAAAAGATAATTCTCTTGTAGAGAAAGTAAAAGACACTACAAAAACAGACGATATTGATGATTTATTAGGAGAATCTGCAGACTCTACAAGTGTTACTCAGAAAAACCTTTTCACTTATTTATATCCAAATGTTGCACAATCTCAACAACAACTAAGTTCTTTAGTTGCACAAGCTAGAGTTTTAGATACTGCTACTGTAAATAACTTACTTGGTAAAAAAGAAGTGAGAGCATTATTGCCAAACGAATTAAAATACGTTAAATTTTTATGGGATTACAAATCTAATAAAGGAGCTGATGGTTCTGACTTAATTGGTTTATATGCTATAAAAGGAAACAGAAAAGATATTGCTACTATTGAAGGTGATGTAATTATTGATGCTTCTCAAGTGTTTGACCAATTAAACAAACCTGAAGTAAGTATGACCATGAATAGTTCTGGAACGAAACAATGGGCTAAAATGACAGCAGATAATGTTGGTAGTTTTGTAGCCGTTGTTTTAGATGACTATGTGTATACTGCTCCTTCTGTAAACCAATCAATCACTGGTGGTAGAACTTCAATTTCTGGAGGAACAATGACTATTTCAGAAGCAGAAGATATTTCAACTGTATTAAAGGCTGGTAAATTACCTGCAGCAGCAAGAATTATTCAAGCACAGGTTGTTGGACCCTCTTTAGGTCAAGAAGCAATTGATGCTTCATTCTTATCATTTGGTTTGGCTATTTTATTAGTTTTAGCATGGATGATTTTATACTATGGTAAAGCAGGTTTATATGCTAATGTTGCATTAGTAGTAAATATTTTATTCATCTTTGGTGTTTTAGCGTCTTTCAACGCTGTGTTAACATTACCCGGTATTGCTGGTATTATCTTAACAATTGGTATGTCTGTTGATGCAAACGTAATTATCTTCGAAAGAATTAAAGAAGGTTTATTCAAAACTAAAGGTTTAAAACAATCTGTAGAAGAAGGTTTCTCTGTTAAAGGAGCGCTATCTGCAATTATAGATGCAAATATTACTACGTTATTAACAGGTATCATTTTATATGTTTTTGGAACAGGACCAATTAAAGGTTTCGCTTTAACATTAATTATTGGTATTTTAACTTCTTTATTTACGGCTATATTTATTACACGTATATTAATAGACAGAGCTACTGACAAAGGGGCTAACTTAACTTTTAACACTACTATTTCTAAAGGATGGTTCCAAAATATTAATGTAGAATTCTTAAAGAAACGTAAGGTTGCTTATGTTATTTCTGGAGGAATTATTATTGCAGGAATTATTTCTATTTTTTCTATTGGATTAAAACAAGGTGTAGATTTTAAAGGAGGTCGTTCTTATGTTGTCCGTTTTGATCAAACAATGAACGCAACAGAAGTAGCTTCAACATTAAAAGATGCATTTGGTAGTGCACCAGAAGTAAAAACATATGGTTCTGATAATCAATTAAAAATAACTACAGCTTACAAAATTGAAGAAGAAGGACAAAATGTAGATGACCAAGTTCAAAATAGTTTATTTACAGGGTTAAAATCTTATTTAGGAACAACTACCTATGAAGACTTTAAGCCAGGTTTTGAAAAAGAAGGAAGTGGAGTAATGAGTTATATGAAAGTAGAACCTACCATTGCAGATGATATTAAAACATCAGCATTATGGGCTGTTTTAGGTTCACTATTAGTAGTTTTCTTATACATCTTATTACGTTTTAGAAAAGTATCTTTCTCAATTGGTGCTGTAGCGGCAGTTTTTCATGATGTATTAATTGTTTTAGGTGTATTCTCTATCTTTTACAAGTTTATGCCTTTTGATATGGAAATAGGTCAATCATTTATTGCTGCAATCTTAACGGTTGTTGGTTATTCATTAAATGATACTGTGGTAATTTTTGATAGAATTAGAGAGTTTACGGGTTCTCATCCAAATTGGAAATACAGTGAAGTTGTAGACAAAGCATTAAGCTCAACTTTAGGAAGAACAATAAATACCTCTTTAACAACATTATTAGTAATGTTAATCATCTTCTTCTTTGGAGGAGATTCAATTAAAGGATTTATGTTTGCTCTTATTGTAGGTGTAGCAGTTGGTACTTATTCATCATTATTTGTGGCAACACCAATTATGTATGATACTACTAAAAAAGAAGAAAAGAACAAATAG
- a CDS encoding adenylate kinase, whose amino-acid sequence MKIIKLHDLYFKPFINADEIATIVKTLARQVKADLPKEEVPIFVGILNGCFLFAADFIREFDGNCEVSFVKLASYEGTTSTEKVKQLVGINEDLTGRTVIILEDIIDTGATLQEIYDIFRNKNVKQLKVATLFFKPDVFKKELPIDYIGKSIEDKFIVGYGLDYNNLGRNYPAIYQLTTQPKMKNIVLFGPPGAGKGTQATFLKDMYNLVHISTGDVFRYNIKNQTKLGLLAKKYMDEGDLVPDEVTINMLKAEVEKNAKANGFIFDGFPRTESQAEALDTFLAEKGEQINGMVALEVPEDKLVERLLERGKTSGRTDDTDESKIRNRFNEYNTKTAVLKDYFETQGKYYGLNGVGSIEEITTRLAKVFDTL is encoded by the coding sequence ATGAAAATAATAAAACTTCACGATCTCTATTTTAAACCGTTTATAAATGCGGATGAAATAGCTACTATTGTAAAAACTTTAGCGAGGCAAGTAAAAGCTGATTTACCTAAAGAGGAAGTCCCTATTTTTGTAGGTATATTAAATGGTTGCTTTTTATTTGCTGCTGATTTTATTAGAGAATTTGATGGGAATTGCGAAGTGTCTTTTGTAAAACTAGCTTCTTATGAAGGAACTACATCAACAGAAAAAGTAAAACAATTAGTTGGTATAAATGAAGATTTAACCGGCAGAACTGTTATTATATTAGAAGATATTATAGACACAGGAGCAACCTTGCAAGAAATTTATGATATCTTTAGAAACAAAAACGTAAAACAACTAAAAGTTGCTACACTCTTTTTTAAACCCGATGTTTTCAAAAAAGAACTTCCAATAGATTATATAGGTAAAAGTATAGAAGATAAATTTATTGTTGGTTACGGATTAGATTACAACAACTTAGGAAGAAATTACCCAGCAATTTACCAACTAACAACACAACCAAAAATGAAAAACATTGTATTATTTGGACCTCCGGGTGCAGGAAAAGGAACTCAAGCAACATTTTTAAAAGATATGTATAATTTAGTACATATTTCTACTGGAGATGTATTCCGATACAATATCAAAAACCAAACAAAATTAGGTTTATTGGCTAAAAAATATATGGATGAAGGAGATTTAGTTCCTGATGAAGTAACCATAAATATGCTAAAAGCTGAGGTAGAAAAAAATGCGAAAGCAAATGGATTTATTTTTGATGGTTTTCCAAGAACAGAATCTCAAGCGGAAGCTTTAGATACTTTCTTAGCAGAGAAAGGAGAACAAATAAATGGAATGGTTGCATTAGAAGTGCCAGAAGACAAATTAGTAGAGCGTTTATTAGAACGTGGTAAAACTAGTGGAAGAACAGATGATACTGATGAAAGTAAAATTAGAAATCGTTTTAATGAGTACAATACTAAAACAGCTGTTTTAAAAGATTATTTTGAAACTCAAGGTAAATACTATGGCTTAAATGGTGTTGGTTCTATTGAAGAAATTACAACACGTTTAGCTAAAGTCTTTGATACTTTATAA
- a CDS encoding DUF6588 family protein, whose amino-acid sequence MKKSILIILGAFVLTFNTKAQDGFEGYLLADKNDRVQLIEAYINPAMKGLIYGMNNGWYHTAKVHKTLGFDLSIGLNASLVPEEDEIFTLSGLTSINQATGGSITAATVAGSEDTKPLTTINFTEDGETYSTAFNAPGGVKESLPLSAIPAPAVQLSLGLPANFEISLRLVPKVGTEDVKGSLFGVGLKKEITNWFGPLGATPLHVSLLAAYTTMNVEYDIQSNEDIAVQDGLAEFKLNSYTVQAIASLNFPILNLYGGIGYGAGNSTLKMLGDYTLNYGPLSRTITDPIDSKFDTGSFRTTIGTRISLPFLKIFGSYTLQEYNTANLGIAISLR is encoded by the coding sequence ATGAAAAAATCAATCTTAATTATTTTAGGTGCTTTCGTCCTAACATTCAACACAAAAGCTCAAGACGGTTTTGAAGGGTATCTTCTAGCAGACAAAAATGATCGCGTTCAATTAATTGAAGCCTACATTAACCCTGCTATGAAAGGTTTAATTTACGGTATGAATAACGGTTGGTACCATACAGCAAAAGTTCATAAAACTTTAGGCTTTGATCTTTCAATTGGCTTAAATGCATCATTAGTGCCAGAAGAAGATGAAATTTTCACATTATCTGGTTTAACTTCTATTAATCAAGCTACAGGAGGTAGTATTACTGCTGCAACTGTGGCAGGGTCAGAAGACACTAAACCACTTACTACCATTAATTTTACAGAAGATGGAGAAACCTATAGTACAGCTTTTAATGCTCCTGGAGGCGTAAAAGAAAGTCTACCTTTAAGCGCTATCCCTGCACCAGCAGTTCAATTAAGCTTAGGCTTGCCTGCAAACTTTGAAATCAGTTTACGTTTAGTTCCTAAAGTGGGTACAGAGGACGTAAAAGGAAGTTTATTTGGTGTTGGCTTAAAAAAAGAAATCACAAATTGGTTTGGCCCTTTAGGTGCGACTCCATTGCACGTTTCTTTGCTTGCTGCATACACAACAATGAATGTAGAATATGACATACAAAGTAATGAAGATATCGCTGTTCAAGACGGATTAGCAGAATTTAAATTGAATTCTTACACCGTTCAAGCAATTGCATCCTTAAATTTTCCTATCCTGAATTTATATGGTGGAATTGGTTATGGAGCTGGAAACTCTACACTTAAAATGTTGGGAGATTATACACTAAACTATGGTCCTTTGTCAAGAACAATAACAGACCCTATTGATTCTAAATTTGATACAGGTAGTTTTAGAACAACTATTGGTACTAGAATAAGTTTACCTTTTCTTAAAATATTTGGCAGTTATACCTTACAGGAATACAATACGGCAAATTTAGGAATTGCTATTAGCCTTAGATAA